From a single Stomoxys calcitrans chromosome 4, idStoCalc2.1, whole genome shotgun sequence genomic region:
- the LOC106082986 gene encoding COMM domain-containing protein 3, with protein sequence MEDTNLKPDKLTLSKAVIEGLRHLGTSIESETARKLIANCVKLTLHPQATIPPVPEIYASNSLRAKQSEYAVVSLFSLATKHCLDGMYLRQLLEEIELANSTIEELTKSYEDNKKSLILRHLQIGHSFPHITDLQWRIVADVKSSTSESSSGEPSFYINMGRFRQNSEGDRETIAEFVCNTEELQLLINKLKEVERHCEKLSNEL encoded by the exons ATGGAAGATACAAATTTAAAACCCGACAAATTAACATTATCCAAGGCCGTCATCGAAGGCCTTCGGCACTTGGGAACTTCAATCGAAAGTGAAACTGCTCGAAAACTAATTGCAAACTGTGTAAAACTTACTTTGCATCCCCAAGCTA ccATTCCTCCAGTGCCAGAAATATACGCCTCCAATAGTTTAAGGGCTAAGCAAAGCGAATATGCTGTTGTCTCCCTATTCAGCTTGGCTACAAAGCACTGCCTAGATGGGATGTATCTTCGACAGTTGCTTGAGGAAATCGAGTTGGCGAATAGCACAATTGAAGAACTAACCAAATCATACGAGGATAACAAGAAATCTTTGATATTACGCCATTTACAGATAGGACACAGTTTTCCACACATAACTGACTTGCAGTGGCGAATTGTAGCCGATGTAAAATCGTCGACATCAGAAAGTAGTAGCGGAGAGCCCAGCTTTTACATCAATATGGGCCGTTttagacaaaattcggaaggggATAGAGAAACAATAGCTGAGTTTGTATGCAATACAGAAGAGTTGCAATTGCTAATAAACAAGCTGAAGGAGGTTGAACGACATTGTGAAAAGCTCTCTAACGAGCTGTAg
- the LOC106082985 gene encoding cobalamin trafficking protein CblD-like, with protein sequence MSYTLLRWIARSTGTTNNKTSSGLCLLVVHSCKNICCAQYSRRSDSKNLDSAFKVVKSKVRVEDFLGGECGPNWELLAPRGNRFYFPNAVGPAWQGASSTISLDAPLESLVDFEGKCAEEMSMLEFTVNECPSLIKKSLHELFPAPEVASSEKLALLTLTFTGDSEQGASKFVLAAREITSRLRLHGYWADFMNPFSGKPFYSWASGKNLYKVDKRFRGLNMKLDKHNDCVVITSEDNAEQIFSGSIYTNAPSDYLELKTLLDNQV encoded by the exons ATGTCGTATACTCTATTGCGATGGATAGCTCGTAGCACAGGAACTACCAATAATAAGACTTCTTCGGGCTTATGCCTTCTTGTAGTCCATTCttgtaaaaatatttgctgCGCACAGTACTCCCGACGCAGCGATTCAAAGAACCTTGATTCAGCTTTCAAGGTTGTTAAATCAAAAGTACGTGTGGAAG ATTTTCTCGGAGGAGAATGTGGCCCCAATTGGGAGTTGTTGGCACCTCGAGGAAACCGTTTCTATTTCCCTAATGCCGTGGGACCAGCTTGGCAAGGAGCCTCAAGTACAATTTCTTTGGACGCGCCGTTAGAGTCGCTGGTCGATTTCGAAGGAAAG TGTGCAGAGGAAATGTCAATGCTGGAGTTTACGGTCAACGAGTGCCCATCATTGATCAAAAAGTCACTACATGAGCTATTTCCTGCCCCTGAGGTTGCTTCTAGTGAAAAATTAGCTTTATTAACTCTAACATTTACCGGCGATTCCGAACAAGGAGCGAGCAAG TTTGTTTTGGCTGCACGGGAAATTACATCCCGCCTTCGGTTGCATGGTTATTGGGCGGACTTTATGAATCCCTTCAGTGGCAAGCCGTTTTACTCGTGGGCTAGTGGAAAGAATTTGTACAAAGTAGACAAGCGTTTTCGCGGCCTAAATATGAAATTGGATAAACATAATGACTGTGTTGTCATTACATCTGAAGATAATGCAGAGCAGATATTTTCCGGTTCTATTTATACCAATGCTCCCTCGGACTATTTAGAACTGAAGACGCTACTCGACAATCAAGTTTAG
- the LOC106082987 gene encoding uncharacterized protein LOC106082987: MALSRASKEFIPKDAVVITEEEALTYQWNIISNWEKLSDVWSLRYGPGILAAFATGTGVFVNNHYRNKLRLGSYGRFSTYLPIVVIPAIFTLSCHKFFVQRPILLEPMAQCPTCVQMRAMTFQAGFGVVYPTILAPFAACMFATRHYTYRLPSITQNPMEVFQLIRKFTKPIIPILSAIFCVQGLAAIYLTYEEQKENLIVLAKMRKIEQEAEERLGL; encoded by the exons ATGGCTTTGTCCAGAGCATCGAAAGAGTTTATACCAAAAGATGCCGTTGTTATAACAGAGGAAGAAGCACTGACGTACCAATGGAACATTATATCAAACTGGGAGAAGCTAAGCGATGT GTGGTCTCTGCGATATGGCCCAGGAATACTTGCGGCATTTGCAACCGGCACTGGTGTGTTTGTGAACAACCATTATCGTAATAAATTGCGGCTAGGTTCATATGGCCGATTTTCGACATATCTTCCTATAGTTGTTATTCCTGCCATCTTCACATTGTCGTGTCATAAGTTCTTTGTCCAACGGCCTATATTACTGGAGCCAATGGCTCAATGCCCCACGTGTGTCCAGATGAGAGCTATGACTTTTCAAGCGGGATTTGGTGTTGTGTACCCCACAATTCTGGCTCCTTTTGCTGCATGCATGTTTGCCACCCGCCATTATACCTACAGATTACCCTCGATTACGCAAAATCCCATGGAGGTGTTTCAGTTAATTCGGAAGTTTACTAAGCCTATAATTCCTATTCTAAGCGCAATATTTTGTGTTCAAGGCTTGGCAGCTATCTACCTAACATACGAGgagcaaaaagaaaatcttatagTCTTGGCAAAAATGAGAAAGATAGAGCAAGAAGCAGAAGAACGATTGGGCCTTTAA
- the LOC106083004 gene encoding probable RNA-binding protein 19, which yields MSRIIVKQLPKNVTEEKLRNLFGQKGTITDMQLKYTPDGKFRQFCFIGYQLEDEAQAAIKYFNNSTIQTSRIKVELCAKLGAEDKLQSWSKHSKKNKKESSELTEKKRKDDKPKVATKVEEIVGKHKNDPEFQEFMKAHEKNRTLWANDVTEVDESKENDLTVDSQKDEGNSTEQETGIDNDAEVDKDSEEEEGNGNDNNEGKLAEKPISDMEYMRSLMTQKSVNSPTSSKKSTLDLFTIKIHNVPYKTKRQEIVKFFKPLKPFSVRLPTNVHGFCYVGFKTEKEMTKAMLKNKSFIKGKQVFFSDFTEKNKITKAKQNDKPEEQNSSPDKKPAKWQNQEASLTNEEDISESGRIFFRNLAYTVTEDDLQKLFEEYGPVAEINLPVDLVTRQIKGFGTVTFMMPQHAVEAFNKLDGSTFHGRLLHLIPGKDKKDEEQDENDPTLTFKQKKALKIKKTAQQSTNWNTLFLGPNAVAEILSQKFETSKQRILDTEEGGSSAAVRIALGETQIVIEMKKFLEDNGVRVNAFDSMGTKRSKTIILAKNLPPSTSVSDLTPIFAKYGPIGRLVLPPSGVTAIIEFCDPSEARQAFKKLAYSKFKNVPLYLEWGPEDTFTTGLNGEVLISKVENEEDRNEPAEKENIEANNPTVQEDEVAEEEEPESNTTLFLRNLNFKTVLETVYQHFKNIGQIHTVEIAKRKDPNNSSQMTSLGYGFIQFKKASTAEYALKNMQFTMIDGNQVELKRSDRTLKNPTASGERKKVQLTKQTGTKILVRNIPFQAKVREVRDIFKAFGELRSVRLPKKMTPGEDCHRGFGFVDYVTKSDAKKAFEALSQSTHLYGRRIVLEWASTADEDLEELRKRSAAQYNSTNQDKYAKRSKRAVFDGAGNPSVQADDEGHSD from the exons atGTCACGGATTATCGTCAAACAACTGCCCAAAAAT GTAACTGAAGAGAAATTAAGAAATCTCTTCGGCCAAAAGGGGACTATTACTGATATGCAATTAAAATATACTCCCGATGGGAAATTCCGGCAATTTTGCTTCATTGGATACCAACTGGAGGATGAGGCACAGGcagcaataaaatattttaataattcgACCATTCAGACCAGCAGAATAAAAGTGGAGTTATGTGCCAAGTTGGGGGCAGAGGATAAACTGCAGTCTTGGAGCAAGCAttctaagaaaaataaaaaggaatCGTCAGAGCTAACGGAGAAAAAGAGAAAGGACGACAAACCAAAGGTTGCAACAAAAGTGGAGGAAATTGTTGGAAAACATAAGAATGATCCAGAGTTTCAGGAATTTATGAAGGCCCATGAAAAGAATAGAACTTTGTGGGCAAATGATGTGACCGAAGTTGACGAGTCTAAAGAAAATGATCTTACAGTTGATTCCCAAAAAGATGAAGGTAACAGCACTGAACAAGAAACCGGCATTGATAATGACGCTGAAGTTGATAAAGACTCGGAAGAGGAGGAGGGCAATGGCAACGATAATAATGAAGGAAAATTGGCCGAAAAGCCGATAAGTGACATGGAATATATGCGGTCTTTGATGACCCAGAAGAGTGTAAACTCACCGACAAGTTCCAAAAAGTCAACATTAGATTTATTCACGATAAAAATACACAACGTTCCTTACAAAACGAAACGACAGGAAATTGTCAAGTTCTTCAAACCATTGAAACCTTTTTCTGTCCGTCTACCAACCAACGTACACGGATTTTGTTATGTTGGCTTCAAAACTGAGAAAGAAATGACCAAAGCTATGCTGAAGAATAAGAGTTTCATCAAGGGCAAGCAGGTATTCTTCTCCGACTTTACGGAGAAAAATAAAATCACCAAggccaaacagaatgacaagcCTGAAGAGCAGAATTCTTCGCCTGATAAAAAGCCAGCAAAATGGCAAAATCAAGAAGCGAGTTTAACAAACGAAGAAGATATTTCGGAGTCAGGCAGAATTTTCTTTCGAAACCTGGCGTACACTGTGACTGAAGATGATCTACAGAAGCTTTTCGAGGAATATGGGCCAGTAGCCGAAATCAATCTCCCAGTCGATTTGGTGACGAGACAAATAAAGGGATTCGGCACAGTCACATTTATGATGCCTCAGCATGCCGTGGAGGCTTTTAATAAGTTAGATGGAAGCACATTTCATGGTCGCTTGCTACACTTGATACCTGGCAAAGATAAAAAGGATGAAGAGCAAGATGAGAACGACCCTACGCTGACATTTAAGCAAAAGAAAGCCCTTAAAATTAAGAAGACTGCTCAACAATCTACAAATTGGAATACGTTGTTTTTAGGCCCGAATGCTGTAGcggaaattttgtctcagaAGTTTGAGACGTCTAAACAGCGTATATTGGACACGGAAGAGGGTGGCTCTAGTGCTGCGGTTCGAATAGCGTTGGGAGAAACACAAATCgtaattgaaatgaaaaagtttctagAAGACAATGGTGTAAGAGTCAATGCCTTTGATTCCATGGGGACCAAACGAtcaaaaacaattattttggCAAAGAATTTGCCTCCTTCTACCTCCGTTTCCGATTTGACTCCGATATTTGCGAAATATGGACCAATTGGTAGACTAGTTCTACCCCCCAGTGGTGTAACAGCTATTATTGAGTTCTGTGATCCTTCAGAAGCTAGGCAAGCGTTCAAAAAACTTGCTTATAGTAAATTTAAAAACGTTCCCCTTTATCTAGAATGGGGGCCTGAGGACACATTTACTACCGGTTTGAACGGTGAAGTTTTAATATCGAAAGTTGAGAACGAAGAGGATAGAAATGAACCTGcggaaaaagaaaatattgaggCGAACAACCCCACCGTCCAAGAGGATGAGGTGGCGGAGGAGGAAGAGCCCGAATCAAATACAACATTATTTTTACGGAACCTTAATTTCAAAACCGTGCTGGAAACGGTTTATcaacatttcaaaaatattggACAAATACATACAGTAGAGATAGCCAAAAGAAAGGATCCAAACAATTCATCTCAAATGACGTCGCTGGGCTACGGtttcattcaattcaaaaaaGCATCTACCGCCGAATATGCTCTAAAGAACATGCAGTTCACAATGATAGATGGAAACCAGGTGGAGTTAAAACGAAGTGACCGAACACTCAA AAATCCTACAGCAAGTGGAGAACGCAAGAAGGTACAACTAACCAAACAAACTGGCACTAAAATATTGGTCCGAAATATACCTTTCCAAGCCAAAGTCCGAGAAGTTCGAGATATTTTCAA GGCCTTCGGGGAGTTACGTTCGGTGAGGCTGCCAAAAAAAATGACACCCGGCGAAGACTGCCACCGAGGTTTTGGCTTTGTGGATTATGTTACAAAGAGTGATGCTAAAAAGGCATTCGAAGCACTCAGCCAAAGTACTCATTTGTACGGAAGACGTATTGTACTTGAATGGGCTTCTACCGCCGACGAAGATCTGGAGGAATTGAGAAAGCGTTCGGCTGCACAATACAACAGCACAAATCAAGACAAATATGCAAAACGAAGCAAAAGGGCCGTTTTTGATGGAGCAGGCAACCCTAGTGTACAGGCGGATGATGAAGGCCACAGcgactaa